In Fluviispira sanaruensis, a genomic segment contains:
- a CDS encoding sucrase ferredoxin yields MFTENMECSLATRQSQEDIVGSVSPVDVQISVELQEPWASVPGKSESFLHHKHLFEILPIFFKEKIRSAVNHFAQNEFSVENHTRIFYFQRKEDELSSFKKIEMLIPNSEFREAILALKEYQLEKKELYKKWEVKGTEHLHELFICTHGERDHCCGKYGLEVYEKFRNENKKSAKPLFRIWKSSHIGGHRFAPTFFEAPSMRWYGLFNLESIPHFLQRDENYFTIDNNYRGVSGINNSFAQIAEKEIFKKYAWQWDDAQNKKYEVALSEDCQSATVSFYFTIKGKPTPQKSKYDIRFDKLISSIASCGSDDIKTVKQYKVIDITE; encoded by the coding sequence ATGTTTACAGAAAATATGGAATGTTCGCTCGCAACCCGGCAAAGTCAAGAAGATATTGTTGGCTCTGTTTCACCTGTTGACGTTCAAATCTCAGTTGAATTGCAAGAGCCTTGGGCTTCTGTGCCAGGTAAATCGGAATCATTTTTGCATCACAAACACCTATTTGAAATTCTTCCAATTTTTTTTAAAGAAAAAATTAGAAGCGCTGTCAATCATTTTGCCCAAAATGAATTTTCTGTTGAAAATCATACCCGTATCTTTTATTTTCAAAGAAAAGAAGATGAATTATCGTCATTTAAAAAAATAGAAATGCTCATACCAAACTCAGAATTCAGGGAAGCTATTCTTGCGCTGAAAGAATATCAATTGGAAAAAAAAGAGCTTTATAAAAAATGGGAAGTTAAGGGAACTGAACATCTTCATGAGTTATTTATTTGCACGCATGGAGAAAGAGATCACTGTTGTGGCAAATATGGATTAGAAGTCTATGAAAAATTCAGGAATGAAAATAAAAAAAGTGCGAAACCTTTATTTCGCATATGGAAGTCATCACATATAGGTGGACATCGCTTTGCTCCTACTTTTTTTGAAGCACCCAGTATGCGTTGGTACGGTTTATTCAATTTAGAAAGTATCCCACATTTTTTACAGAGAGATGAAAATTATTTTACTATAGATAACAATTATAGAGGTGTAAGTGGTATTAATAACTCATTTGCGCAAATTGCTGAAAAAGAAATATTTAAAAAATATGCATGGCAGTGGGATGATGCACAAAATAAAAAGTATGAAGTTGCTTTAAGCGAGGATTGTCAGTCAGCCACAGTGAGTTTTTACTTCACAATAAAAGGAAAGCCTACTCCGCAAAAAAGCAAGTATGACATTCGTTTTGACAAGCTCATTTCAAGCATAGCGAGCTGCGGTTCTGACGATATCAAAACCGTCAAGCAGTATAAAGTTATTGATATTACTGAGTAA